From Saccopteryx leptura isolate mSacLep1 chromosome 3, mSacLep1_pri_phased_curated, whole genome shotgun sequence, one genomic window encodes:
- the LMO4 gene encoding LIM domain transcription factor LMO4, with the protein MVNPGSSSQPPPVTASSLSWKRCAGCGGKIADRFLLYAMDSYWHSRCLKCSCCQAQLGDIGTSCYTKSGMILCRNDYIRLFGNSGACSACGQSIPASELVMRAQGNVYHLKCFTCSTCRNRLVPGDRFHYINGSLFCEHDRPTALINGHLNSLQSNPLLSDQKVC; encoded by the exons ATGGTGAATCCGGGCAGCAGCTCGCAGCCGCCCCCGGTGACGGCCAGCTCCCTCTCCTGGAAGCGGTGCGCAGGCTGCGGGGGCAAGATTGCGGACCGCTTTCTGCTCTATGCCATGGACAGCTATTGGCACAGCCGGTGCCTCAAGTGCTCCTGCTGCCAGGCACAGTTGGGTGACATCGGCACGTCCTGTTACACCAAGAGCGGCATGATTCTTTGCAGAAATGACTACATTAG GTTATTTGGGAATAGCGGTGCTTGCAGCGCTTGTGGACAGTCGATTCCTGCGAGCGAACTGGTCATGAGGGCCCAAGGCAATGTGTATCATCTTAAG TGTTTTACGTGCTCTACCTGCCGGAATCGCCTGGTCCCGGGAGATCGGTTTCACTACATCAATGGCAGTTTATTTTGTGAACATGATAGACCTACAGCTCTCATCAATGGCCATTTGAATTCACTTCAGAGCAATCCACTACTGTCAGACCAGAAG GTCTGCTAA